From the Argopecten irradians isolate NY chromosome 13, Ai_NY, whole genome shotgun sequence genome, one window contains:
- the LOC138305651 gene encoding glutamyl aminopeptidase-like translates to MIAIPDFAAGAMENWGLITYRETAMLYEPGVSSESNKQRVTTVITHELAHQWFGNLVTMDWWDDLWLNEGFATFVEYFGADHKFPDWKYFEIFVVDELQDAFNDDSLVTSHPMVAAVYNPTQIREVFDSISYSKGASIIRMMKFFVGDLNFKKGIQDYLNNNRYKNAAHDDLWKAMADVSPDSLNVKEIMDTWTLQMNYPVVMMKRVSNTEISVSQKRFLSNANATDPMRFISPFK, encoded by the exons ATGATCGCCATCCCTGACTTTGCGGCCGGAGCCATGGAGAACTGGGGCCTGATCACGTACAGGGAGACGGCCATGTTGTATGAACCGGGCGTGTCGTCAGAGTCCAACAAACAACGAGTCACCACCGTCATCACACACGAACTCGCGCATCAG TGGTTTGGAAATCTTGTAACCATGGACTGGTGGGATGATCTTTGGCTAAATGAAGGATTCGCGACATTTGTGGAGTATTTTGGAGCAGACCATAAGTTCCCAGACTGGAAATAT TTTGAGATATTTGTCGTCGATGAACTTCAAGACGCTTTTAACGACGACTCGCTGGTGACGTCACATCCAATGGTTGCCGCTGTATACAATCCCACCCAGATCAGAGAAGTGTTTGATTCGATATCATATTCAAAG GGTGCCAGTATCATTCGAATGATGAAGTTCTTTGTTGGTGACCTAAATTTCAAGAAAGGCATCCAG GACTATCTTAACAATAATCGATATAAAAATGCCGCTCACGACGATTTATGGAAAGCTATGGCAGAT GTCTCTCCTGACAGTTTGAATGTGAAAGAAATAATGGACACCTGGACGCTTCAGATGAACTATCCAGTGGTAATGATGAAAAGAGTTTCAAACACCGAGATATCTGTGTCACAGAAACGCTTCCTCTCCAACGCTAACGCCACCGATCCTATgagatttatctccccttttaaGTAA
- the LOC138305652 gene encoding aminopeptidase N-like — protein sequence MANGSLVIHTINRAQIINDAWSLSKASELNFLTALRTIEYLGNEDEYVPWQAASYQFTYVSRMLMMSSIYGKYSNVMKSLIGNPFNTVGMNASVTESHTRKMFRILLTNQACTYNVETCVTTAKSLFKAWMDDSSHVNRIDPDIKQAVYCTAISEGGAEEWDFLYSQYKSSNNAAEKKRILYALSCTKQTWILSKYLLMSLDPKEIRGQDIVYVISYVAEQSAGRDIAWNFVNDKWDYLIQQFGQGQFSFSGIIRAISVTLNTEYNMDQLLQFQRSHPDLSSGRQAFTQALESTETNIRWMRENLHIISDWLDSRINAR from the exons atggcgaaTGGTTCATTG GTTATCCACACGATAAATAGAGCGCAGATCATCAATGATGCGTGGAGTTTATCCAA GGCGTCAGAACTGAACTTCCTGACAGCTCTACGAACCATTGAATACCTTGGTAACGAAGACGAGTACGTCCCCTGGCAGGCAGCCTCGTATCAATTCACTTACGTCTCCAGAATGCTTATGATGTCAAGCATCTACGGAAAATATTCAAACGTTATGAAGAGCCTGATTGGAAATCCATTCAACACAGTTGGTATGAACGCTTCAGTTACCGAGAGCCACACAAGGAA AATGTTCCGTATCCTATTAACCAATCAAGCCTGTACATATAATGTTGAGACGTGCGTGACCACGGCCAAAAGTCTTTTTAAAGCATGGATGGACGACAGTTCTCATGTCAATAG GATTGACCCGGACATTAAGCAGGCTGTATACTGCACGGCCATCTCGGAGGGAGGAGCCGAGGAGTGGGACTTCCTCTACAGTCAGTATAAGTCTAGTAACAACGCCGCCGAGAAGAAACGGATCCTTTATGCATTATCATGTACAAAGCAAACGTGGATTCTTAGCAA GTACCTGTTGATGAGTTTGGACCCTAAAGAAATACGCGGACAGGATATCGTATATGTGATCTCGTATGTGGCTGAGCAGTCCGCTGGACGAGACATCGCCTGGAACTTTGTCAATGACAAGTGGGACTATCTTATTCAACA GTTTGGCCAGGGCCAGTTTTCCTTCTCCGGCATCATTAGGGCTATATCTGTAACACTGAACACAGAATATAACATGGATCAG TTACTCCAATTCCAAAGGAGTCATCCCGATCTCAGTTCCGGAAGACAAGCCTTCACACAGGCTCTAGAGAGTACAGAGACAAACATCCGATGGATGAGAGAGAATTTACATATCATCAGTGATTGGCTAGATAGTCGAATAAACGCACGATAA
- the LOC138305551 gene encoding E3 ubiquitin-protein ligase TRIM45-like isoform X2 produces MAVGGQGPMLDLCEETRECLTCRVCRDTLKDPRILECGHTFCLVCIQTVYLNYDDGIRSALCPLCKTRFFPKGQNAGNFPKNYVVMDCLSMLEKYDEEGRDIPEDEQCEMCDDTEAVQATNYCVECSRYLCRKCEKKHRRLHAAHVAMDLNEIRDTKIYGLLRSCKDDEDCPDHPGFRMTRFCVPCRKPVCDQCCLSSHERHRASPLTSTVESAQRDISRLEEGIERTLKELEKCRAYWAYLHSKLEGSHNSMREKANMRAQELHAMIDDKKDATLRQIESCYTEKNADMTSHLDQLEADLSYHRNMLEKARAVQAVGSACQKLKELKTLREQFVRSRPEIHWPSTFYRHSVQFSPYRYGKLTDREGIGDVNTKYDYFLFHHYFTFKKITAETISTGSV; encoded by the coding sequence GAGAGTGTCTGACCTGTCGAGTGTGTAGAGATACACTAAAGGACCCGAGGATCCTGGAATGTGGTCACACTTTCTGTCTTGTATGTATCCAGACCGTCTACCTGAACTATGACGATGGGATCAGATCAGCCCTGTGTCCATTATGCAAAACCAGATTTTTCCCCAAAGGACAAAACGCGGGGAATTTCCCAAAGAACTATGTTGTCATGGATTGTTTGTCTATGTTGGAAAAATACGACGAAGAAGGAAGAGACATTCCGGAGGACGAACAGTGTGAAATGTGTGATGACACGGAAGCTGTTCAAGCAACAAACTACTGCGTGGAATGTTCCAGATATTTGTGTCGGAAATGTGAAAAGAAACACCGGAGGCTTCATGCTGCGCATGTGGCCATGGATCTTAATGAAATTCGAGATACGAAGATATATGGATTACTAAGAAGTTGCAAGGACGACGAGGATTGCCCGGATCATCCGGGCTTTAGAATGACGCGTTTTTGTGTTCCCTGTAGAAAGCCAGTGTGTGATCAATGTTGTCTTTCCTCCCATGAGCGACATCGTGCTTCGCCACTTACATCTACTGTAGAAAGTGCACAAAGAGATATTTCCCGTTTGGAAGAAGGCATAGAAAGGACACTTAAAGAATTGGAAAAGTGCCGCGCATATTGGGCTTACCTCCACTCGAAACTTGAAGGTTCACACAATTCTATGCGCGAAAAGGCGAACATGAGAGCACAAGAACTGCACGCAATGATCGATGACAAAAAAGATGCAACTTTGCGTCAAATTGAGTCTTGTTATACAGAGAAAAACGCCGACATGACAAGCCATCTAGATCAACTGGAAGCCGATCTCAGTTATCACCGAAATATGTTAGAAAAGGCAAGAGCTGTGCAGGCTGTCGGGTCAGCTTGTCAAAAGTTGAAAGAGCTGAAAACTTTACGGGAACAATTTGTACGAAGCCGTCCCGAGATCCATTGGCCCTCGACGTTTTACAGACACAGTGTCCAGTTTTCGCCCTATCGGTACGGAAAGCTAACAGACAGAGAAGGCATTGGTGACGTCAATACAAAATACGACTACTTCCTGTTCCATCACTATTTTACGTTTAAGAAAATAACAGCTGAAACTATCTCTACAGGATCGGTGTGA
- the LOC138305551 gene encoding E3 ubiquitin-protein ligase TRIM45-like isoform X1 — MDHPYRTCRMAVGGQGPMLDLCEETRECLTCRVCRDTLKDPRILECGHTFCLVCIQTVYLNYDDGIRSALCPLCKTRFFPKGQNAGNFPKNYVVMDCLSMLEKYDEEGRDIPEDEQCEMCDDTEAVQATNYCVECSRYLCRKCEKKHRRLHAAHVAMDLNEIRDTKIYGLLRSCKDDEDCPDHPGFRMTRFCVPCRKPVCDQCCLSSHERHRASPLTSTVESAQRDISRLEEGIERTLKELEKCRAYWAYLHSKLEGSHNSMREKANMRAQELHAMIDDKKDATLRQIESCYTEKNADMTSHLDQLEADLSYHRNMLEKARAVQAVGSACQKLKELKTLREQFVRSRPEIHWPSTFYRHSVQFSPYRYGKLTDREGIGDVNTKYDYFLFHHYFTFKKITAETISTGSV, encoded by the coding sequence GAGAGTGTCTGACCTGTCGAGTGTGTAGAGATACACTAAAGGACCCGAGGATCCTGGAATGTGGTCACACTTTCTGTCTTGTATGTATCCAGACCGTCTACCTGAACTATGACGATGGGATCAGATCAGCCCTGTGTCCATTATGCAAAACCAGATTTTTCCCCAAAGGACAAAACGCGGGGAATTTCCCAAAGAACTATGTTGTCATGGATTGTTTGTCTATGTTGGAAAAATACGACGAAGAAGGAAGAGACATTCCGGAGGACGAACAGTGTGAAATGTGTGATGACACGGAAGCTGTTCAAGCAACAAACTACTGCGTGGAATGTTCCAGATATTTGTGTCGGAAATGTGAAAAGAAACACCGGAGGCTTCATGCTGCGCATGTGGCCATGGATCTTAATGAAATTCGAGATACGAAGATATATGGATTACTAAGAAGTTGCAAGGACGACGAGGATTGCCCGGATCATCCGGGCTTTAGAATGACGCGTTTTTGTGTTCCCTGTAGAAAGCCAGTGTGTGATCAATGTTGTCTTTCCTCCCATGAGCGACATCGTGCTTCGCCACTTACATCTACTGTAGAAAGTGCACAAAGAGATATTTCCCGTTTGGAAGAAGGCATAGAAAGGACACTTAAAGAATTGGAAAAGTGCCGCGCATATTGGGCTTACCTCCACTCGAAACTTGAAGGTTCACACAATTCTATGCGCGAAAAGGCGAACATGAGAGCACAAGAACTGCACGCAATGATCGATGACAAAAAAGATGCAACTTTGCGTCAAATTGAGTCTTGTTATACAGAGAAAAACGCCGACATGACAAGCCATCTAGATCAACTGGAAGCCGATCTCAGTTATCACCGAAATATGTTAGAAAAGGCAAGAGCTGTGCAGGCTGTCGGGTCAGCTTGTCAAAAGTTGAAAGAGCTGAAAACTTTACGGGAACAATTTGTACGAAGCCGTCCCGAGATCCATTGGCCCTCGACGTTTTACAGACACAGTGTCCAGTTTTCGCCCTATCGGTACGGAAAGCTAACAGACAGAGAAGGCATTGGTGACGTCAATACAAAATACGACTACTTCCTGTTCCATCACTATTTTACGTTTAAGAAAATAACAGCTGAAACTATCTCTACAGGATCGGTGTGA